A stretch of Lysinibacillus agricola DNA encodes these proteins:
- a CDS encoding CynX/NimT family MFS transporter: protein MSSMDKVIKKENKGAISTVGKSAVWLMIVGIVFIAANLRAPLTSVGPIVGLIKDDMNISNTLAGMVTTLPLLAFALFSPIVPKLGQKLGVERIILGSIVLLTVGIIIRSLSGVVALYIGTAVLGLAISVGNVLLPGLIKREFPERIGLMTGVYSISMNLFGAIASGVSVPIALGMGFGWKGALGIWGVLSFISILFWLPQMKHRNEKRDRVHNKTADSHVNLWGSALAWQVTLFMGLQSMIFYVLVAWLPEILKQQGLNSSQSGLMLSVMLLALLPFTFIVPVIAGRMSGQRSLVTITSILLLIGTFGLLYGSSKLIVLWIIALGIGGGFAFSLSMMFFGLRTRNAQQAAELSGMAQSIGYLLAAVGPTLFGFIHDATNSWTIPLLILVGASVLLFVCGLGAARERYIGPAK, encoded by the coding sequence ATGAGTTCAATGGACAAAGTAATTAAAAAAGAAAATAAAGGAGCCATTTCAACTGTTGGTAAATCTGCCGTTTGGCTAATGATTGTTGGTATTGTATTTATTGCTGCTAACTTACGGGCCCCTTTGACCTCAGTAGGACCAATAGTTGGTCTTATCAAGGATGATATGAATATTTCAAATACATTGGCAGGAATGGTTACCACGCTACCATTATTAGCTTTTGCGCTTTTTTCACCTATTGTACCTAAATTGGGACAAAAACTTGGGGTGGAACGAATTATTTTGGGTTCCATTGTCCTTCTGACTGTTGGTATTATTATACGTTCCCTTTCAGGGGTTGTAGCTTTATATATCGGTACGGCTGTTCTTGGTTTGGCTATCTCAGTCGGTAATGTATTGTTACCTGGCCTGATCAAACGTGAATTTCCTGAACGAATTGGCTTAATGACGGGTGTGTATTCCATTTCTATGAATTTATTTGGAGCAATAGCGTCGGGTGTAAGTGTTCCTATTGCTCTTGGAATGGGATTTGGCTGGAAAGGTGCATTAGGAATTTGGGGCGTTTTAAGCTTTATATCTATTTTATTCTGGTTACCACAAATGAAACATCGTAACGAGAAAAGGGATAGAGTTCACAATAAAACTGCTGATAGTCATGTGAATTTGTGGGGTTCGGCACTAGCCTGGCAAGTAACTTTGTTTATGGGACTGCAATCCATGATTTTTTATGTACTTGTTGCATGGCTGCCAGAAATTCTTAAGCAACAGGGATTGAATTCGAGTCAGTCTGGCTTGATGCTTTCTGTTATGCTGTTAGCTCTTCTTCCTTTTACTTTCATCGTCCCGGTCATTGCAGGACGCATGTCTGGTCAACGTTCGTTAGTGACTATTACATCGATTTTACTTTTAATCGGGACGTTCGGGTTACTATACGGTAGCTCTAAATTAATCGTGTTGTGGATCATCGCTCTAGGCATAGGAGGAGGCTTCGCATTTAGCCTATCCATGATGTTTTTTGGCTTGCGCACAAGGAATGCGCAACAGGCTGCGGAATTATCCGGTATGGCCCAATCAATTGGGTACCTACTTGCGGCTGTTGGTCCAACCCTATTTGGTTTTATTCATGATGCAACTAATAGCTGGACGATTCCACTTTTAATATTAGTTGGTGCATCGGTCCTACTCTTTGTGTGTGGTCTTGGTGCAGCCAGAGAGCGATATATAGGTCCAGCCAAATAA
- a CDS encoding ABC transporter permease, with product MATLSKFNLLMKQLYKSKLKSKSFVLMTCIYILGMSVAIFWSDIKELFTGNDQAQQIAIVNETTADLSGIFVSNGDMEFIQNESNISVLEEKVKDEKLDAIIKITDQNDQLHAEIATFTPLKLNDQASISSLLQYAGQNYTVQQLSLTPDQAAQIVDAKTIISNKNLNEESAGGKSEEEKQSGLWVSYAVGILIYFFISTFLSMITTEIASEKGSRAMEMLLVSVKPATHFKAKIAGVLLLALTQMGIITVVFLIYAKFVKNGVIWDAAASIVKELSLGYVIYAILFLLLTIILYLIVGALFGSLVSKVEEAGQVLMPAMMITLIGFYVMISGIGNPDTIVIKIFSYIPFTSGMVMPMRIGATDIGVMVPLLSLGILIATIIVAYLFSISFYKRSVLTYSTGGVIQKIKTVLKVTT from the coding sequence GTGGCAACATTGTCGAAGTTTAATTTATTAATGAAACAACTTTACAAATCAAAATTGAAATCAAAATCATTTGTTTTAATGACATGTATTTATATACTTGGGATGTCTGTCGCAATTTTCTGGTCGGACATTAAAGAGCTTTTTACAGGCAATGATCAAGCGCAACAAATTGCAATAGTCAATGAAACAACAGCCGATTTAAGCGGGATCTTTGTATCCAATGGCGATATGGAATTTATACAAAATGAATCCAATATATCGGTGCTAGAGGAAAAAGTCAAAGATGAAAAGCTAGATGCAATTATTAAAATAACAGATCAAAATGATCAGCTACATGCTGAAATTGCCACTTTCACTCCGCTGAAATTAAACGATCAAGCTTCGATATCTTCGTTACTGCAATATGCTGGTCAAAACTATACTGTACAACAGTTATCACTTACACCAGACCAAGCAGCTCAAATTGTGGATGCAAAAACGATTATCTCTAATAAAAACTTAAATGAAGAGTCTGCAGGCGGTAAAAGTGAAGAAGAAAAGCAATCAGGACTATGGGTATCCTATGCAGTTGGTATTTTAATCTATTTCTTTATTTCTACATTCCTATCCATGATCACAACAGAAATTGCTTCAGAAAAAGGTTCACGTGCAATGGAGATGCTACTAGTAAGTGTAAAGCCAGCTACCCATTTTAAAGCTAAAATTGCCGGTGTACTATTACTGGCATTAACACAGATGGGTATTATTACAGTTGTTTTCCTTATCTATGCGAAATTTGTGAAGAACGGCGTTATTTGGGATGCGGCAGCTAGCATTGTTAAAGAATTGTCGTTGGGTTACGTAATATATGCAATTCTATTCCTACTATTAACAATTATTCTTTATTTAATTGTTGGGGCTTTATTCGGTTCATTAGTGTCTAAAGTAGAGGAAGCAGGTCAAGTATTAATGCCTGCGATGATGATTACATTAATTGGCTTCTATGTTATGATATCAGGAATTGGCAATCCAGATACGATTGTCATTAAGATATTCTCTTATATTCCATTTACGTCTGGAATGGTCATGCCGATGCGTATCGGAGCTACTGATATAGGAGTAATGGTACCACTTCTATCGTTAGGTATTTTAATTGCGACGATAATTGTGGCTTATTTATTCAGCATATCATTCTACAAACGCAGTGTACTAACTTATAGTACAGGTGGCGTTATTCAAAAAATTAAAACCGTGTTAAAGGTGACAACATGA
- the rarD gene encoding EamA family transporter RarD, with translation MSNEKKGVLAAFLAYALWGAFPLYWKLLEHVPSMEILLSRVIWSFVFTVLAVIVFGMRKELLADLKYLWSHQKHFWQLVGASFVISMNWFLYIWAVTHNHLIETSLGYYINPLLSVIFGVVFFKEALSRAQWAATGIAFMAVIILTINYGSIPWVALLIALSFAIYGVLKKKIKLDATRGLAIETLFILPFALGYYVYLFTTNQASFLHVDVKTDILMIVSGIVTAIPLILFAKGAQNIPLYLLGFIQYVSPTIVLVLGIVLYKEPFSQIELLAFSIIWAALLLFSGSKIIETRRAQHKSA, from the coding sequence ATGTCAAATGAGAAAAAAGGGGTTTTGGCGGCTTTTTTAGCCTATGCTTTGTGGGGTGCATTTCCGCTTTATTGGAAATTACTTGAGCATGTGCCGAGTATGGAAATTTTACTATCGCGCGTCATTTGGTCCTTTGTCTTTACAGTACTAGCAGTAATAGTATTTGGAATGCGTAAGGAACTTCTCGCAGACTTAAAATATTTGTGGTCACACCAAAAGCATTTTTGGCAGCTTGTTGGGGCTTCATTTGTTATTTCAATGAACTGGTTTTTATATATTTGGGCAGTTACGCATAACCACTTAATAGAAACGAGCTTAGGCTATTATATTAATCCTTTACTGTCAGTGATTTTTGGGGTTGTTTTCTTTAAAGAAGCACTTAGTCGTGCGCAATGGGCGGCTACCGGAATTGCCTTTATGGCTGTCATTATTTTAACGATTAATTATGGGTCAATCCCATGGGTAGCACTTCTTATCGCTTTATCCTTCGCTATTTACGGTGTTCTGAAAAAGAAAATTAAGCTTGACGCGACAAGAGGTTTAGCTATTGAGACGTTATTTATACTACCGTTTGCATTAGGCTATTATGTTTACCTCTTTACAACGAATCAAGCCTCATTTTTACATGTGGATGTGAAGACAGACATCCTCATGATTGTAAGTGGTATCGTGACAGCAATACCGTTAATTTTATTTGCGAAAGGTGCACAAAATATTCCACTCTATTTATTAGGCTTTATTCAATACGTATCGCCAACGATTGTATTAGTTTTAGGGATCGTGCTTTATAAGGAACCGTTTAGTCAAATAGAGCTCTTGGCATTTAGCATTATTTGGGCAGCCTTACTACTGTTTTCAGGCTCGAAAATCATTGAAACGAGAAGGGCTCAGCATAAATCTGCATAA
- a CDS encoding serine hydrolase, with translation MNIWAWIGLLGIVMFSLLSLLKKENRTKEEIRKTIVTGLIVLGIIVAVLFFNVNYLFALIAGFVAMIVFDKKTYTKKRIIIYGSFILVVGIASYFFFRDNPDYVLNHLKDYPQTTSLYVAENGEELISYQSDIVRPLASTVKMLIAVEYAMQINAGIITKDSPVSLDVLKRYYIKNTDGNAHEDWLKTMSSEGKIKNNEVTLHDVAKGMITYSSNANTDFLIDLLGITNINERAKSLKLTKHEEVYPIVSALLIPEHIENETLSEKQLIKKLREMPIATYRSKAEDLSEQMKVGTIKAEDISFDMPMNLQKVWSDRLIGASANDYGKLLAVISNDELPEGAAVTIRDLLEWPMQYNEQNHERFVHLGAKGGSTAFVLNDAIYAEDHHGNKIEMVILTDDLNFWQGLLIRKNMNSFESKLLRSKDYRLEIQKKLSES, from the coding sequence ATGAATATTTGGGCGTGGATTGGGCTACTAGGAATCGTGATGTTTTCACTCTTGTCTTTACTCAAAAAAGAGAACAGGACAAAGGAGGAAATTAGAAAGACAATCGTAACTGGATTGATTGTACTAGGAATCATCGTTGCTGTGCTATTTTTTAATGTTAATTATTTATTTGCATTGATTGCGGGCTTTGTTGCAATGATAGTCTTCGATAAAAAAACATATACGAAAAAACGAATAATAATTTATGGATCATTTATTCTCGTTGTTGGGATTGCGAGCTACTTCTTTTTCAGGGATAATCCTGATTATGTTCTGAACCATTTGAAGGACTACCCACAAACCACTTCTCTTTATGTCGCGGAAAATGGTGAGGAATTAATCAGTTATCAATCAGATATAGTCAGACCACTAGCAAGCACAGTAAAAATGCTAATTGCTGTCGAATACGCGATGCAAATTAATGCAGGTATAATAACTAAAGACAGCCCTGTGTCGTTAGACGTTTTAAAACGTTATTACATAAAAAACACAGACGGTAACGCACATGAAGATTGGCTAAAAACAATGAGTAGTGAAGGTAAAATTAAAAACAATGAAGTAACATTGCATGATGTTGCAAAAGGAATGATTACCTACAGCTCTAATGCCAATACAGATTTTCTCATTGATTTACTAGGCATAACTAACATTAATGAGAGAGCAAAATCTCTAAAACTGACAAAGCATGAGGAGGTCTATCCAATTGTTAGTGCACTGTTAATCCCTGAACACATAGAGAACGAAACGTTGAGTGAGAAACAGTTGATCAAAAAGCTTAGAGAGATGCCGATAGCAACATATCGTTCTAAAGCAGAAGATTTAAGTGAACAAATGAAGGTTGGAACGATTAAAGCTGAGGATATATCATTTGATATGCCTATGAATCTGCAAAAAGTATGGTCGGATCGTTTAATAGGTGCTTCAGCAAATGACTATGGGAAGTTGTTAGCGGTCATTTCGAATGACGAACTTCCAGAGGGAGCTGCTGTTACTATAAGAGATTTACTAGAGTGGCCGATGCAATATAACGAGCAGAATCATGAACGTTTTGTCCATCTAGGAGCAAAAGGTGGTTCGACTGCATTTGTGCTTAACGACGCAATATATGCAGAAGATCATCATGGCAATAAAATCGAAATGGTAATTTTAACAGATGACTTGAACTTCTGGCAGGGACTACTAATCAGAAAAAATATGAATTCATTCGAATCCAAATTATTAAGAAGTAAAGACTACCGTCTGGAAATCCAGAAAAAACTTTCCGAATCTTAA
- the gmtX gene encoding gamma-mobile-trio protein GmtX, with translation MKINTCMFTRTSVNDDILASISEPTTKALVGMLMAENKKLKRENSLLKEQTTFTIDMRPINDLSKNKDVVIVEPSYNLTDTEIDALRNAISNEFMNHQGWTTDNYGRVKENGIQVYKAGYITAIQKILNEK, from the coding sequence ATGAAGATAAATACATGCATGTTTACGAGAACAAGCGTAAACGATGATATCTTAGCAAGTATCTCCGAACCAACAACAAAGGCATTGGTTGGTATGCTTATGGCAGAGAATAAAAAGCTCAAAAGAGAAAACTCTCTGCTTAAAGAACAAACAACCTTTACGATTGATATGCGTCCTATAAACGATCTAAGCAAAAATAAGGATGTCGTTATAGTCGAGCCATCTTATAATCTGACAGATACCGAAATAGATGCACTGAGAAATGCTATATCAAACGAATTTATGAACCACCAAGGATGGACTACCGATAATTATGGCAGAGTAAAAGAAAACGGCATTCAAGTATATAAGGCAGGATATATAACGGCCATACAAAAAATTCTTAATGAAAAATAA
- a CDS encoding DUF2812 domain-containing protein — protein sequence MDKYRLVINPYDIEKWVNDMASQGWHLQKFTWIRFILKNVENQVATKVNWRDLVPHMKKDLDVFTD from the coding sequence ATGGATAAATATCGCTTAGTCATCAACCCATATGATATTGAGAAATGGGTCAATGATATGGCTAGCCAAGGTTGGCATTTGCAAAAATTCACTTGGATTCGTTTTATATTAAAGAACGTGGAGAACCAGGTAGCTACCAAGGTGAATTGGAGAGATTTGGTGCCTCATATGAAGAAGGATTTGGATGTATTTACAGATTAG
- a CDS encoding ABC transporter ATP-binding protein, producing the protein MTLQLESVTKKYKDFAAVDNLNFTIKKGEIFGLIGQNGAGKTTTFRMILDLQETTAGTITWDGKPVNAINRDVLGYLPEERGIFPTMKVEDQLYFFGELRGMEKSELKKDIDFWISRFDLEEKRKDKAETLSKGNQQKVQLIASFIHKPQFLILDEPFSGLDPVNKDLLQDAILLLKEQGTTILFSSHQMDNVEELCDHLCLLKRGVSLFSGSLLDLKKQYGKTRLAVRTEWSTTQLLALEGVKDVRVEKEQTVLTLEDESFAQSIFEQLSNGKYIEKFSLDYLSLDEIFKDKVGGNIVEV; encoded by the coding sequence ATGACATTACAATTAGAGAGTGTTACAAAGAAATACAAAGACTTCGCAGCGGTCGATAATCTGAATTTTACCATTAAAAAAGGGGAGATTTTTGGGCTGATTGGACAAAATGGAGCTGGCAAAACAACAACGTTCCGTATGATATTAGATTTGCAGGAAACGACAGCCGGTACAATTACATGGGACGGCAAGCCGGTTAATGCTATAAACCGTGATGTACTCGGTTATTTACCGGAGGAACGAGGCATTTTTCCAACGATGAAGGTAGAGGATCAACTTTACTTTTTTGGCGAGCTACGTGGAATGGAAAAGTCGGAGCTAAAGAAGGACATTGACTTTTGGATTAGCCGATTTGACCTAGAAGAAAAAAGGAAAGATAAGGCTGAAACTTTGTCAAAAGGGAATCAGCAAAAAGTACAACTGATAGCCAGCTTTATCCATAAGCCGCAGTTCTTAATATTAGATGAACCATTCAGTGGACTTGATCCCGTGAATAAAGATTTACTTCAGGATGCCATATTGCTTTTAAAAGAACAAGGCACGACGATTTTGTTCTCTAGTCACCAAATGGACAATGTGGAGGAGCTATGCGATCATCTTTGTCTATTAAAACGTGGAGTCTCCTTATTTTCAGGTAGTCTATTAGATTTAAAGAAACAATACGGAAAAACGAGATTGGCAGTACGTACAGAGTGGTCGACAACTCAATTGTTGGCACTAGAAGGTGTCAAAGATGTTCGAGTAGAGAAAGAGCAAACGGTGCTCACTCTGGAGGATGAGAGCTTTGCACAAAGTATTTTCGAGCAGCTTTCAAATGGCAAATATATTGAAAAGTTTAGTTTAGATTACTTATCGTTAGATGAGATCTTTAAGGATAAGGTAGGTGGCAACATTGTCGAAGTTTAA
- a CDS encoding PadR family transcriptional regulator yields the protein MTQEHPPLTEGVYYILLALFDARHGYGIMQLVEEMSNGRVRLGAGTIYGAIKTLLERGWIEALDGDGRKKEYIITESGKKVIDYEILRLRELFDNGIRITKEDGTNG from the coding sequence ATGACACAGGAGCATCCGCCACTAACTGAGGGCGTTTACTATATTTTATTAGCTTTATTTGATGCACGGCATGGTTATGGCATTATGCAATTGGTAGAGGAAATGAGCAATGGTCGCGTTCGGCTTGGAGCGGGGACAATTTACGGAGCAATCAAAACATTACTTGAGCGCGGATGGATTGAGGCGCTAGATGGTGATGGACGAAAAAAAGAATATATTATTACAGAGAGTGGAAAAAAGGTTATTGATTACGAAATTTTGAGATTAAGGGAACTTTTTGACAATGGCATCCGTATAACAAAGGAGGATGGAACAAATGGATAA
- a CDS encoding toxic anion resistance protein, protein MSEFDNDLLKSKDPFASENPLLQPNPLLQVEQEPKKPVLVSEQELSQIAQNQLALKQDPEVHTLAQKIDVKDQIAMLELGKETANGISTFSDKMLATMKTSKLEESSVLLNNLNRIMDKFDPQDFAEDKKGGFLTKLFSKGKEQLEKFLSKYDSMNKEVDVIFHEVQKYEGEMKRNTVDLENLYDQNLNYFQTLSQFIAAIEVKTDEVRSSLPALEQKAQTGDQLAAMEYETMVRAVDLLEQRRYDLEMAQQVSFQSAPQIRLMQQGNNHLIAKINSAFVTTIPIFKQGLIHAVTLKRQKLISDSMSELDRRTNEMLVKNAENISKNSVNIARAAGSPSIKIETIETTWQTIMSGIQETKQIQAETAKNREDGRKRIERLQLEYEKLKKM, encoded by the coding sequence ATGTCTGAATTCGACAACGACCTATTAAAATCAAAGGATCCATTCGCATCAGAAAATCCATTATTACAGCCTAATCCATTATTACAGGTGGAGCAAGAGCCAAAAAAACCAGTACTTGTTTCTGAGCAAGAGCTATCACAAATTGCTCAAAATCAACTTGCTTTAAAGCAAGATCCTGAGGTTCATACATTAGCACAAAAAATTGATGTGAAAGACCAAATTGCTATGCTGGAGCTTGGAAAAGAAACTGCGAATGGTATTTCTACCTTTTCAGATAAAATGCTAGCAACGATGAAAACAAGTAAGCTTGAGGAATCAAGTGTATTATTAAATAATTTAAATAGAATTATGGATAAATTTGATCCTCAAGATTTTGCGGAGGACAAAAAAGGTGGCTTCCTTACGAAGTTGTTCAGTAAAGGAAAGGAACAATTAGAAAAGTTTCTATCCAAATATGACAGCATGAATAAAGAAGTGGATGTCATTTTCCATGAGGTTCAAAAATACGAAGGTGAAATGAAACGTAATACAGTTGATCTAGAAAACTTATATGATCAAAACTTAAACTATTTCCAAACGTTAAGTCAATTTATAGCGGCAATTGAAGTGAAAACGGATGAAGTACGTTCATCATTACCAGCACTTGAGCAAAAAGCACAAACAGGCGATCAATTAGCAGCGATGGAATATGAAACAATGGTACGTGCCGTTGATTTACTAGAACAACGTCGTTATGATTTAGAAATGGCGCAACAAGTGTCATTCCAATCTGCTCCACAAATTCGGTTAATGCAGCAAGGTAATAACCACTTAATTGCTAAAATTAACTCTGCATTTGTGACGACAATTCCTATATTCAAGCAAGGGCTTATTCATGCGGTGACGTTAAAGCGCCAAAAGCTTATTTCTGATTCAATGAGTGAATTAGACCGTCGTACAAATGAAATGCTTGTCAAAAATGCAGAAAATATTAGTAAAAATAGCGTTAATATCGCGCGTGCAGCTGGTAGCCCAAGCATTAAAATCGAAACAATTGAAACGACATGGCAAACAATTATGTCTGGTATTCAAGAAACGAAGCAAATTCAAGCAGAAACAGCTAAAAATCGTGAGGACGGCCGTAAACGTATTGAACGTCTGCAGCTTGAGTACGAAAAACTGAAAAAAATGTAA
- a CDS encoding helix-turn-helix domain-containing protein, whose translation MNLETEDPKQIVLQVGAVLKKLRKERRLSLEDLSELSGVSKLTLGNIERGETNPTIGMLWKISKSLSIPLMALFPTEKNVNLSRAGEGLRFNGDGNDWVIEPIFQNNTNKDMEMYRAYLQPNSFYHPEKHHHNTTELATIMSGTITINVNNESYILNQYDSISFSTDGTHSYANRTNDVVVIHIILKYGI comes from the coding sequence ATGAATTTAGAAACTGAGGATCCAAAACAAATTGTTTTACAAGTAGGAGCAGTACTAAAAAAACTTCGTAAAGAAAGGCGTTTAAGTCTTGAAGATTTATCAGAATTATCGGGTGTGAGTAAGCTTACGCTAGGAAATATAGAACGCGGAGAAACAAATCCAACAATAGGGATGTTATGGAAAATCTCAAAAAGCTTATCCATACCACTTATGGCATTATTCCCAACTGAAAAAAATGTGAATCTGTCTAGGGCTGGGGAAGGGCTTAGATTTAATGGTGACGGAAATGACTGGGTAATTGAGCCGATTTTTCAAAATAATACAAATAAAGATATGGAAATGTACCGTGCTTATTTACAGCCAAATAGCTTCTACCATCCGGAAAAACATCATCATAATACAACTGAACTTGCAACTATCATGTCCGGAACAATTACAATTAATGTTAATAATGAGTCATATATTTTGAATCAATATGATTCGATTAGTTTTTCTACAGATGGCACACATTCATATGCCAATCGTACTAACGATGTTGTAGTTATTCATATCATATTGAAATACGGAATCTAA
- a CDS encoding helix-turn-helix domain-containing protein, with product MNSLGTRIRKLRKEQKLTLEALAGDRLTKGMLSQIENDKAKPSMESLDYIAERLGVKASELLEQVTPSSIRHLLEQVEILFAELKLGNTDNVQQIVEMIKPYVEDLSLSYEAGRLLYIYAAAQHHARLTTWELPLQQARFMFKEINLLSHWFETYILQVGILSGERKYKTAYSCILQAKEEADQENYQLDSRDDVKMAYYISVFQVAIGELEAGKQLINETITNAHKNQFYSYIDDMYRIGAFCAMIDHDFEQVEHMLKKLEQYRIFAEQVDVDAFIFGLRAHYYNSYTHDYQMALEEIERYGALMHEEGSIKLDKNFYYSEKGKSLYLLGQYEEAKEAFEHFTNVPPFILHPFDILGLNECFSYKALCYAHFGEFTTAYEIAKMAYMDSQDLIDLPYKQKIEETYYSIKAQINSVQ from the coding sequence ATGAACTCTTTAGGCACACGAATTCGCAAATTAAGGAAGGAACAAAAATTAACATTAGAGGCACTTGCCGGTGATCGTCTAACAAAAGGCATGTTAAGTCAAATTGAAAATGATAAGGCCAAGCCTTCAATGGAAAGTCTTGATTATATAGCGGAACGTTTAGGAGTAAAAGCTAGTGAATTGCTTGAACAAGTAACCCCCTCTTCCATACGTCATCTTTTAGAGCAGGTAGAAATTTTATTTGCGGAATTAAAACTTGGTAATACAGATAATGTGCAGCAAATCGTAGAGATGATTAAGCCATATGTAGAAGATCTTTCGCTTAGTTATGAAGCAGGTCGTTTACTGTATATCTATGCAGCAGCACAACATCATGCGAGATTAACGACCTGGGAATTACCTCTTCAACAGGCACGCTTTATGTTTAAAGAAATTAATTTACTAAGTCATTGGTTTGAAACCTATATACTACAGGTGGGCATATTATCGGGAGAACGAAAATACAAAACGGCTTATTCTTGTATTTTACAGGCGAAGGAAGAGGCAGATCAGGAAAATTACCAATTAGATTCGCGAGATGATGTGAAAATGGCTTATTATATTAGCGTTTTTCAGGTAGCAATTGGCGAACTTGAAGCAGGTAAACAGCTCATTAATGAAACCATTACTAATGCACATAAAAATCAATTTTACTCCTATATAGATGATATGTATCGTATTGGGGCGTTTTGCGCCATGATTGACCATGATTTCGAGCAAGTAGAGCATATGCTGAAGAAGCTTGAGCAGTATCGGATTTTTGCCGAACAAGTGGATGTTGACGCTTTTATTTTCGGATTACGTGCGCATTATTATAACAGTTACACTCACGATTATCAGATGGCATTAGAGGAAATAGAACGTTATGGTGCACTTATGCATGAGGAGGGTTCGATTAAACTGGATAAAAATTTTTACTATTCAGAAAAAGGGAAATCCTTATATTTGCTAGGTCAATATGAAGAAGCTAAGGAAGCATTTGAACATTTTACAAACGTTCCCCCCTTCATCTTACATCCATTTGACATATTAGGCTTAAATGAATGCTTTTCCTATAAAGCACTTTGCTATGCTCATTTCGGTGAGTTTACAACTGCTTACGAAATCGCCAAAATGGCCTATATGGATTCTCAGGATTTAATCGATCTGCCCTATAAACAAAAAATTGAAGAAACTTATTATTCAATTAAAGCACAAATAAATTCGGTTCAATAA
- a CDS encoding universal stress protein — protein sequence MLNKILVAIDESDMNSKVLEATLSIANNEKSNVTLVNVSKENVTTGLTYVPEDYLEDVLNELEKSSIRILEKAKNKLISAGGMSIKTIHLKGDPSHQILEYAKEHEQELIIIGSRGLSGMKELMLGSVSHKVAQLSKCSVLIVH from the coding sequence ATGTTAAATAAAATTCTTGTCGCTATAGATGAATCCGATATGAATAGCAAAGTATTAGAGGCAACGTTGAGTATTGCCAATAACGAGAAATCTAATGTAACACTAGTGAATGTTAGTAAGGAAAATGTAACAACGGGTTTAACCTATGTCCCAGAGGATTATCTGGAGGATGTATTGAATGAATTGGAAAAGTCGAGTATAAGAATACTGGAAAAGGCCAAAAACAAACTAATATCTGCTGGGGGAATGTCCATAAAAACAATCCATCTTAAAGGAGACCCTTCCCATCAAATTTTAGAATATGCCAAAGAACATGAACAGGAACTTATTATCATTGGCAGTCGTGGACTTAGTGGAATGAAGGAATTAATGCTTGGTAGTGTCAGCCATAAAGTCGCGCAATTATCAAAATGTTCCGTCTTAATTGTACATTGA
- a CDS encoding DUF2812 domain-containing protein produces the protein MRKRVYRFFLDYEEEEAWVNDMAEQGWHLKGTILGYFVFEKGEPGQYIYRNELVNGKSQDYYNFLESMNIECVSKFGVWAYYRKKKSEGPFELFSDSSSKIKYLKSMNRLFISVTFLNLFIGFINLYIGLGESTEKFLNTGVSLINFVVAMIMCIPILKVVKRKKGLQRELHIFEG, from the coding sequence ATGAGAAAAAGAGTGTATCGTTTTTTTCTAGATTATGAAGAAGAAGAAGCATGGGTTAATGACATGGCGGAACAAGGTTGGCATTTAAAAGGAACAATTTTAGGCTACTTTGTTTTTGAAAAAGGGGAACCTGGACAATACATTTATCGCAATGAACTAGTCAATGGTAAAAGCCAGGACTACTATAATTTTTTAGAGTCAATGAATATTGAATGTGTTTCAAAATTTGGGGTTTGGGCTTATTACCGAAAAAAGAAATCAGAAGGGCCATTTGAATTATTTTCAGATAGTTCTTCGAAAATAAAATATTTAAAATCAATGAATCGTCTTTTTATATCAGTAACATTTCTAAATCTTTTTATAGGGTTTATCAATCTTTATATTGGTCTTGGCGAATCAACAGAAAAATTCTTAAACACTGGAGTATCGCTCATAAATTTTGTAGTCGCTATGATTATGTGTATACCGATTTTAAAAGTTGTAAAACGTAAAAAAGGACTGCAACGAGAATTACATATATTTGAAGGGTAA